The following DNA comes from Ornithobacterium rhinotracheale DSM 15997.
AAACGAAGGCAGATATCAAGCTTGTTATACAAAATATTTCGTGAACAATTCTGGACATTTTGAAGATGGCGAGGTATTCCATAAATTAGTTCCTTTCTGGCAAATCAAATTATATATTGAAAACGCAAAAGGACAAACCGACTTCTACAAAGATTTGTATGAAAAGGCTAGAACAATGACTTTACCAGATGGCGGAGATGGAGCATATCTTGTAAACTTCCCAGTTATGGTAAGTGAAGTTTCAAATATGGACTTTACAGATTACTATGAAAGTTGGGGATATTTTAAAGAATATAGTGGAGATATTGATGACTATGGAAAAGGAACCGTAAGAGTCACTCAAGATTTAGTTACAAGAGCTAAAAACAAGATAAAATCTTTCGGGTACAACAAACCTCCTAGAGCCGTTAGATACATTTGCGATGACAACTGGACTTTATTCAAACACAATGCTTCAATCCAAAAAGGAACAGCGAGTGAAAGAATTAAAGAAAACGGTAAAATTGAAATAAAAATGGAAGGCTGGAAAAATGTAGTTGCATACGAAGTTAAAAAAGATGGAAAATTAATCTATGCTACCAATTCAAATAAATTTGAATTAAGTTCTTTCGACAAAGCAACTACCACAATCACAGCAATAGCAGCAAACGACCAAGAAGTTCAAGTTACATTCTAAATATTAACAATTTCATACTTAAAACCAAGGAGAGCATTTAGCTCTCCTTATTTTTTGATTTCGTTTAAAAAACTTTTTCTACCAATCGTGCGAGTAATCACATCTTTCTCCAATCGCAAACCACGCGCAGGCGAATACTCCCGACCATAATAAATAATTTGCAAATGCAACTTATTCCATAATTCTTTAGGAAAAAGCCTTTTAGCATCTTTTTCCGTTTGTTCCACGCTTTTGCCATTGCTCAAGCCCCAACGATACATCAATCGGTGAATATGCGTGTCCACAGGAAATGCTGGAACTCCAAAAGCCTGAGACATCACCACCGAGGCGGTCTTATGCCCTACTCCCGCCAGAGCCTCCAAATCCTCAAAATTATCAGGCACCACACCTTGATGACGCTCCATGAGTTGCTGTGCCATAAGCTGTAAATTCTTAGATTTAGTATTTGTAAGCCCAATGCCCGTAATCAATTCCTTGATGTGTTCGGGCGAAAGTTTAGCCATTTTGCTTGGCGTATCTGCCACCGCAAAAAGGTTGGGCGTTATTTCATTCACCTTTTTATCAGTTGTTTGTGCCGAAAGTGCCACCGCTACCAAAAGCGTGTACGGGTCGCTATGGTCTAGCGCAATCGGTGGATTGGGATATAATTCTTCTAAAGTACTGACAACGAAGTCAACTTTCTCTTGTTTTGTCATTTTAAATTAAAAATATTCTTTAATTTTATGGCTAAAATCCTTAGCCTTGATTCACCACAAATATATAATTTTTAAGGAAGTAGCACTAAAAAAAAGTTTCAGTGCCGCTGCCCACGCTCTTCATTTATCCCAATCTGCGGTTTCCAAAAACATCAAAAATCTGGAATCCACACTCGGCACGCCTCTCTTTTTACGCAAGGGCAATAAAATTAAACTTACTCCCAAGGCAGAAAAACTATTAAAATATGTTTTTGAAATTGAAGAAATTGAACTAAAGATAAACGATGAATTTTCAAACCAAAAAACTAAAATTACAGAATTAAAATTCGGGGCGAGCACCACGCTTGCCAATTACATCATTCCCTTTGTGTTTCAAGACTTAATAAAGTTTAAAAATATACAAAAAATCAATTTTTGCTCTGGAAACAGTAGCCAAATCGAAGCACAAGTGCTAGCCCACAAAATGGATTTTGCTTTGGTAGAAAACATAGGCAAAAACACGCAGTTGCAATACATTCCGTTTGTGGAAGATGAAATCGTTTTGGTGTGCAGAAAAACACTGAAAATCAAAGAAGAAATTAGGCTCGAACAATTGCAGAAACTTCCTTTTATTTCTCGAGAATATGGCTCGGGCACACAAAAAGTAATCGAAACTGCATTGACTAAAAAAGGCATCAAAAACCTAAATACTGTTGCCATTTACGACTCTACCGAGGGAATCAAAACTATTTTAAAAAACAGCGATTATTTCGCATTTCTCTCCATTCATGCGGTGCGAGAAGAAGTTTTAAATCAGGAATTAAAAATCATTGAAATTCAAGATTTTTCGATCAACCGAATGTTTCATTTCATTCTACGACAAGGATTTAACTCCCAATACCTAAATACTTTAATGCAAAAAATCAATCAAGCGTATTATAAAAATGCATAGGCTATCACTTTTATTCATAAAAAAGTGAAGGCTAAACGACCGAAATTTGCGCCAGATATTTAATTAAAATCATGACGCAGAAAGTTTTATTCATCGTTTTAGCCATATTAAGCCTTAGTTTTTTAAGCAGTCCGCTCGCACTTTTGGCAGGATTTATTTTTGCTTTGTTTTTTGCCAATCCGTTTGAGAAGTTTACGCAATTAGGCATCAAATACATTTTAAAAATCGCCATTGTGGGACTTGGTTTTTCGATTCACACTACCGAGCTCGAACAAGCGGGGCTAGAGGGATTGGGCTTTACCGCCATCAGCATTACTTTGATTTTAATCATGGGTTTTTATTTGGGCAAAAGATTAAAAATCGATAAAAAATTAAGTTTTTTGATTTCGTCGGGAACGGCGATTTGTGGCGGGAGTGCTATTGCTGCGGTTTCTTCGGTTATTAAGCCCAGATCGCACCAAATTTCGATTGCACTTGGTGCTGTTTTTATGCTGAACGCCCTAGCATTGTTTATTTTTCCGCCGATTGGGCACTTTCTGCACATGACGCAAGACCAATTCGGTATGTGGTGTGCCATTGCCATTCACGATACGAGCTCGGTGGTGGGTGCTGCGATGAGCTACGGAAACGAGGCTCTAAAAGTCGCTACCACCGTGAAATTGGCAAGAAGCCTTTGGATTATTCCCGTTTCGGTGTTGGCGGGCTATATTTTTAAATCAGACACGGGCAAAGGCAAGGTGCAAATCCCTTGGTTTATTGTGTTTTTTGTGCTGGCTATTTTCCTGAATTCCTATCTTGATATTCCAGAAAATTTAATCCATGCAATTACTTTTTCTTCTAAAAAATTATTGATTTTCTGTCTTTTTTTAATTGGCTCTACACTGACTATTCAACGATTGAAACAAGCGGGACACAAACCGCTAATTCTAGCGGTGAGCATCTGGATTTTCATTTCAATTTTTGCTTTAGCCATGATTGAATACCTTTAATTTAAGAAAAACCTTAATCCTAATTGCACCGAATATTTCTTCGGATTTTTGTAGTCGTTAAGGATTTCCTCATCAGTTTTCACTTGGGTGTGAATATGGCTAAAAGTTGTACGCCCAAAAACGCCAAATTCATCTGTTATTTTGTACTCAATTTCTGGTGCCACCCAGTATTCTGTGCCATTGAAATTTTGTGAATAATCATTAAACTTATTTTTTAGTAAAAAATCTGAAATTCCAATCTTAGGCGTGAAGGAAAACCTT
Coding sequences within:
- a CDS encoding LysR family transcriptional regulator, translating into MIHHKYIIFKEVALKKSFSAAAHALHLSQSAVSKNIKNLESTLGTPLFLRKGNKIKLTPKAEKLLKYVFEIEEIELKINDEFSNQKTKITELKFGASTTLANYIIPFVFQDLIKFKNIQKINFCSGNSSQIEAQVLAHKMDFALVENIGKNTQLQYIPFVEDEIVLVCRKTLKIKEEIRLEQLQKLPFISREYGSGTQKVIETALTKKGIKNLNTVAIYDSTEGIKTILKNSDYFAFLSIHAVREEVLNQELKIIEIQDFSINRMFHFILRQGFNSQYLNTLMQKINQAYYKNA
- a CDS encoding YeiH family protein, translating into MTQKVLFIVLAILSLSFLSSPLALLAGFIFALFFANPFEKFTQLGIKYILKIAIVGLGFSIHTTELEQAGLEGLGFTAISITLILIMGFYLGKRLKIDKKLSFLISSGTAICGGSAIAAVSSVIKPRSHQISIALGAVFMLNALALFIFPPIGHFLHMTQDQFGMWCAIAIHDTSSVVGAAMSYGNEALKVATTVKLARSLWIIPVSVLAGYIFKSDTGKGKVQIPWFIVFFVLAIFLNSYLDIPENLIHAITFSSKKLLIFCLFLIGSTLTIQRLKQAGHKPLILAVSIWIFISIFALAMIEYL
- the nth gene encoding endonuclease III, translating into MTKQEKVDFVVSTLEELYPNPPIALDHSDPYTLLVAVALSAQTTDKKVNEITPNLFAVADTPSKMAKLSPEHIKELITGIGLTNTKSKNLQLMAQQLMERHQGVVPDNFEDLEALAGVGHKTASVVMSQAFGVPAFPVDTHIHRLMYRWGLSNGKSVEQTEKDAKRLFPKELWNKLHLQIIYYGREYSPARGLRLEKDVITRTIGRKSFLNEIKK